One region of Quercus lobata isolate SW786 chromosome 2, ValleyOak3.0 Primary Assembly, whole genome shotgun sequence genomic DNA includes:
- the LOC115975387 gene encoding alpha-(1,4)-fucosyltransferase — MPLKSLNVFTIFSMLGFTFLILFISGFLDFPSVSNSIIQPINQQPTSSGPESGPDPFTNLISAFRKWDSQVGCARFKEKQIGFVSVQSNGSSSLQKVGGESELECRELKMKHVSVLVKGWTWIPDNLDNLYSCRCGLSCLWTKSSVLADKPDALFFETTTPPLQRRSGDPLRVYMDLEAGRKRSGVDDIFISYHAKDDVQATYAGALFHNGRNYHVSFSKNNDTLVYWSSSRCLPQRNRLAKQLLSLLPHHSFGKCLNNVGGLDMALSLYPECANDASVTPKWWDHLHCAMSHYKFVLAIENTATESYVTEKLFYALDAGAVPIYFGAPNVWDLVPPHSIIDGSKFNSLEDLASYIKSLANDPVAYAEYHAWRRCGVLGNYGKTRAVSLDTLPCRLCEAVSRKGGRNAKAS; from the exons ATGCCATTGAAGTCCCTCAACGTCTTCACCATCTTCTCCATGTTAGGCTTCACTTTCTTGATCCTCTTCATCTCGGGCTTCCTCGACTTCCCATCAGTATCAAACTCCATAATTCAACCCATCAACCAACAACCCACTTCGTCTGGGCCCGAATCCGGACCCGACCCATTTACCAATTTGATCAGCGCCTTCAGGAAGTGGGATTCTCAAGTGGGTTGTGCCCGGTTCAAGGAGAAGCAAATTGGGTTTGTCTCGGTTCAGTCAAATGGGTCTTCTTCTTTGCAAAAGGTTGGTGGTGAGTCTGAACTTGAATGCCGTGAGCTGAAAATGAAGCATGTGAGTGTTTTGGTGAAAGGTTGGACTTGGATCCCTGATAATTTGGACAATTTGTATTCGTGTCGATGTGGATTAAGCTGTTTGTGGACTAAATCTTCTGTTCTTGCTGACAAGCCTGATGCCTTGTTCTTCGAGACCACTACTCCTCCGCTTCAG AGACGCAGTGGAGATCCGCTTCGTGTATACATGGACCTTGAGGCTGGCCGAAAGCGGTCAGGGGTAGATGATATATTTATTAGTTATCATGCCAAAGATGATGTTCAGGCAACCTATGCTGGTGCACTCTTTCATAATGGTCGAAATTATCATGTGTCTTTTTCTAAGAACAAT GATACACTTGTATATTGGTCTTCATCACGTTGTCTTCCTCAAAGAAATCGGCTTGCCAAGCAGCTTCTCAGTTTGCTACCTCATCATTCATTTGGCAAGTGTTTGAACAATGTTGGTGGCCTAGACATGGCCCTATCTCTCTATCCTGAGTGTGCCAATGATGCCAGTGTCACACCAAAATGGTGGGACCATTTACATTGTGCAATGTCTCACTACAAGTTTGTTCTGGCCATTGAAAACACTGCAACAGAGAGTTATGTGACAGAGAAGCTATTTTATGCTCTAGACGCAGGTGCAGTACCTATCTATTTTGGTGCCCCAAATGTCTGGGACTTGGTCCCCCCACATTCAATTATAGATGGGTCTAAATTCAACTCCTTGGAGGACTTGGCTTCTTACATTAAATCTCTTGCTAATGACCCAGTAGCCTATGCAGAGTACCATGCTTGGAGAAGATGTGGTGTACTGGGTAACTATGGAAAGACCCGTGCAGTGAGCCTTGACACATTGCCATGCCGGTTGTGTGAGGCTGTTAGCAGAAAAGGTGGGAGAAATGCTAAAGCCTCTTGA